A region of Enoplosus armatus isolate fEnoArm2 chromosome 14, fEnoArm2.hap1, whole genome shotgun sequence DNA encodes the following proteins:
- the LOC139297035 gene encoding RNA-binding protein MEX3B, giving the protein MPSPLFHPEIMDHDVVISSQHNGVGLPRETDQESREEDHQEALRFALDQLSLMALEKVDCVGGGGSVGGGLVDTLDGTQGPGSESCNGVGGGGYVDLQMLEHPNGSRDSPTSCSPSPEYYGSGGYHMAGSHPMLHGEQSSVLCSRKRSVNMTECVPVPSSEHVAEIVGRQGCKIKALRAKTNTYIKTPVRGEEPVFIVTGRREDVEMAKREIVSAAEHFSMIRASRCKAGGSGGGGGSLPGPPHLPGQTTIQVRVPYRVVGLVVGPKGATIKRIQQQTHTYIVTPSREKDPVFEVTGMPENVDRAREEIETHITLRTGTFVDLQGDNDFHSNGTDVSLEGLGALSGGLGASLWSRATGHHSAPPPPPPSPPPPLPMSMHHSSSRKMSSSVAYHTHNGGMSSDNFSTTRKANERGSPTSPFSTGSSSAGGGFTFGGDSTPGLPSDELGFEFTASNIWAPFVNGGTGNKTTGSSQQQPLRRNSSGLSGGAITPRLSPTLPQDTGVGPLDHPLARRAQSDPLSTLSWLQSGSAGGGSFSGASSSSSGGSSTGYSSCSASSLPGGSPTDSEGGGSGMGLSSGMLSRLKGGSGPGVAGLVGVSPGINRDCFVCFESEVTAALVPCGHNLFCMECAGQICQSAEPECPVCHTPTTQCIRIFS; this is encoded by the exons ATGCCTAGCCCTTTATTCCACCCCGAGATTATGGACCACGACGTGGTGATCAGCAGCCAGCACAACGGGGTCGGTCTGCCCCGGGAGACAGACCAGGAGTCCCGGGAAGAGGACCACCAAGAGGCGCTCCGTTTCGCCCTGGACCAGCTGTCACTCATGGCCCTGGAGAAGGTGGACTGTGTGGGCGGCGGTGGTAGCGTAGGCGGCGGGCTGGTCGACACTCTGGATGGGACCCAGGGTCCTGGCTCTGAGAGCTGCAACGGCGTGGGCGGAGGGGGCTATGTGGATCTACAGATGCTGGAGCATCCCAACGGGTCCCGGGACTCGCCGACATCCTGCTCTCCATCCCCAGAGTACTACGGCTCGGGCGGGTACCACATGGCCGGCTCGCACCCCATGCTCCACGGGGAACAAAGCTCCGTCCTTTGCAGCAGGAAAAGAAGTGTCAACATGACTGAATGTGTGCCTGTCCCCAGCTCTGAGCATGTGGCTGAAATAGTGGGGAGACAAG GTTGTAAGATCAAGGCCTTGCGTGCCAAAACAAATACCTACATTAAAACTCCAGTCAGAGGCGAGGAGCCAGTGTTCATCGTGACGGGACGCAGGGAGGATGTGGAGATGGCCAAACGCGAAATTGTCTCTGCGGCTGAGCATTTCTCTATGATCCGGGCGTCCCGCTGCAAAGCTGgaggctctggaggaggaggag GCTCTCTTCCTGGACCTCCACACTTGCCGGGACAGACCACCATACAG GTGAGGGTGCCCTACAGAGTAGTTGGTTTAGTAGTTGGACCAAAGGGAGCAACTATCAAGCGTATCCAGCAGCAGACTCACACCTACATCGTGACCCCCAGTCGAGAGAAAGACCCGGTGTTCGAGGTGACTGGCATGCCGGAGAACGTGGACCGAGCGAGAGAGGAGATCGAGACCCACATCACCCTGCGAACTGGAACCTTTGTTGACCTGCAGGGAGACAATGACTTCCACAGCAACGGCACTGATGTCAGTCTAGAGGGCCTGGGCGCCCTGAGTGGAGGGCTAGGGGCGTCTCTGTGGTCCAGGGCTACCGGCCACCattctgccccccctcctcctccaccctccccacctcctcctcttcccatgTCCATGCACCACTCCTCCAGCCGAAAGATGTCCTCCTCGGTCGCCTATCACACGCACAACGGTGGGATGAGCTCAGACAACTTCAGCACCACTCGCAAGGCCAATGAGAGAGGCAGCCCCACTAGCCCCTTTAGCACAGGCTCCAGCAGTGCTGGAGGAGGATTCACTTTTGGGGGCGACTCCACCCCAGGGCTGCCCTCAGATGAACTGGGCTTTGAGTTCACTGCTTCCAACATCTGGGCACCTTTTGTCAACGGTGGAACAGGCAATAAGACGACCGGCTcctcccagcagcagcctctACGTCGCAATAGCAGCGGCCTCAGCGGTGGCGCCATCACTCCACGATTGTCTCCAACTCTGCCTCAGGACACAGGCGTGGGCCCCCTGGATCACCCATTAGCCCGTCGTGCCCAGAGCGACCCCCTCAGCACTCTCTCCTGGCTACAGTCTGGCAGCGCAGGAGGCGGCTCCTTCTCTGGGGcgtccagctccagctccggcGGCTCGTCAACCGGTTACTCCTCCTGCTCGGCATCCTCCCTGCCAGGCGGCTCGCCCACTGACTCCGAGGGAGGTGGCAGCGGCATGGGCCTCAGCTCCGGGATGCTGAGCCGGCTGAAAGGCGGCTCCGGCCCCGGGGTCGCGGGTCTGGTAGGCGTCAGCCCCGGGATCAACAGGGACTGCTTTGTGTGTTTCGAGAGCGAGGTGACAGCAGCCCTGGTGCCTTGCGGCCACAACCTGTTCTGCATGGAGTGCGCTGGGCAAATCTGCCAGTCAGCCGAGCCAGAGTGCCCCGTCTGCCACACCCCCACCACACAGTGCATCCGCATCTTCTCCTAA